In Synergistaceae bacterium, one genomic interval encodes:
- a CDS encoding YebC/PmpR family DNA-binding transcriptional regulator encodes ELMMEALDAGAEDFVAEEDHFEIYTSVADFGRVRDELKGLGYEFTMAELRYLPQTTASLSSDEEIKAMEKLLDLLEDNDDVQNVFTN; translated from the coding sequence TGAACTTATGATGGAAGCCCTGGACGCTGGAGCTGAAGACTTTGTGGCAGAAGAAGACCACTTTGAAATCTACACATCGGTAGCTGATTTTGGCAGGGTAAGGGATGAATTAAAAGGACTGGGCTATGAGTTTACCATGGCCGAGCTAAGATACCTGCCCCAGACTACAGCCAGCCTATCCAGTGATGAAGAGATAAAGGCCATGGAAAAACTTCTTGACCTACTTGAGGACAATGATGATGTCCAAAATGTCTTCACCAACTGA